The sequence below is a genomic window from Rhodothermales bacterium.
ATGAGATCGACAGTTGGATCAGCGCGAACCCGGTGAACCGGGGGCCAAACTTCCGTTGCAGTCAGGAAATCAGTCTGCGCGTTTTTAACTGGACCTTTGCACTTTACTACTATCGTGATCACGCAGCGCTGTCGGCGGCCCGGTTTGACCGGATCCTGAACTCTATCTACTGGCAACTCCGACACGTCAGAAGCAATATTGACTTTTCTCGAATTGCTGTTCGAAACAACCACGCATTGACTGAAACGTTGATGCTCCTCATAGGTGGTCTTCTCTTCCCATTCTTTCCCGAAGCAGCCGAATGGCGAGCAAGCGGGAAACGGTGGTTTGAGGAGGAAGTCGAATACCAGATTTACGAGGATGGCACGTTTCTGCAGTTCTCAATGAACTACCACAGAGTAGTGGTCCAACTTTTGACGTGGGCACTGACGCTCACTCGCCTTAACGATGAACATCTCGCACCTGTTGTTGAAGAGCGGGCTAGCAAGACTCTTGCGTTCCTATATCATTGTCAGGACTCGGAAACCGGCAGGCTGCCGAACTACGGCAATAACGACGGAGCTCTGTTTGCAGATCTGAACGATTGTGATTTCAGAGACTATCGCCCTCAACTGAACGCTCTATGCTATGCATTGAATCACCGGCATCTGTACGACGAGGGCCCATGGAGAGAAGACGTTTACTGGTATAACTCTGGAACAGTTGAAGGAGGACAGAAGGTGGTTACCCGAGAAGACATTGCGTCTTTCCCGGCTGGCGGCTATTTCACGATTCGCGACGAAAGAAGTGTCACATTCCTGCGGTGTGGGAGCCACCGAGACCGACCGTTCCAGGCCGATAATTTGCACCTTGATGTGTGGTACAATGGTCGCAACTGGCTACGAGACGCAGGCTCCTTCAAATACAATACAACCCCCGAATTGCTTCGATACTTTGGCGGAACAGCATCGCACAACACCGTGCAACTGGGAGATCATGATCAGATGCTGAAGGGCAGCCGTTTCATCTGGTACTTTTGGTCGCAGAGCGACAGCGTGGAGACCATCGAAAACGACGATTACCTGGAGATTCGAGGACAGATCTGGGCCTATCGGCACGTATCCGACAATATTCATCCGTTTCGCAGTGTGCGCAAGTACAAGGACGGGCCCCGTTGGGAGGTTCATGATGTACTCAAGCACCCAACAGGACTTCCGATAACCCAGATATGGAACCTCCCGAAAGACGGCGAGCAGCATCTAGTTCTGAGTGCAACCGATGGCGACGGAAGCCCGATTGAACCGATTCTCGATGATAGCTGGTACTCAAGCGTGTACGGCACCAAGGAGCAGGGACTGGCTATTCGATTCGCGACGCACACATACGAAATCAGAACCACCATCACGATCCAATGAAGGTTCTCGTAATACATCAGTACTTCCTGGAGAAGGACGATGGCGGCGGTTCACGCTTCAATGCGATGACAAAAGTCTGGGCCGATCGCGGACACGAGATCACAGTGCTGGCCGGTATGGTGCACTACTACACTGGCAAGAAGCTGCCCCGCTATAAGAGACGTTTCACATTGGTCGAGCGATACTCCGAACGCCAGATCGTCGTTCGCTGCCACGTGTCCGAGGCGTACAACACGAATTTTCTGGGTCGGCTGTGGGCGTATCTGTCGTTTGTAGTCTCAAGCTTGTACGCGGGATTGGCTAAGGTTGAGGGCCGGCCAGATGTTATCGTTGTGACGTCACCTCCGCTTTTTGTCGGAATTACGGCCTTCCTTCTTAGCCGACTGCGGAACGTACCCATGGTGTTCGAGGTCCGGGATCTTTGGCCCGAGTCCGCGGTGGATACGGGCGTTCTC
It includes:
- a CDS encoding alginate lyase family protein codes for the protein MNRIRIALDLARNMGWRYIRFRAWYEVEARLGLLRRKFPTDPPNTNFVSLGEWKETAASFFFSSKSDLKIPKSRDPNLAEKYRRFEDGDLLFFHSTWYELGPDYDWITNPETGYRYSTQSHWTEIPDLDAEAGDIKYVWEKSRFAHLQLLIRYDYHFDRDCSDMVFDEIDSWISANPVNRGPNFRCSQEISLRVFNWTFALYYYRDHAALSAARFDRILNSIYWQLRHVRSNIDFSRIAVRNNHALTETLMLLIGGLLFPFFPEAAEWRASGKRWFEEEVEYQIYEDGTFLQFSMNYHRVVVQLLTWALTLTRLNDEHLAPVVEERASKTLAFLYHCQDSETGRLPNYGNNDGALFADLNDCDFRDYRPQLNALCYALNHRHLYDEGPWREDVYWYNSGTVEGGQKVVTREDIASFPAGGYFTIRDERSVTFLRCGSHRDRPFQADNLHLDVWYNGRNWLRDAGSFKYNTTPELLRYFGGTASHNTVQLGDHDQMLKGSRFIWYFWSQSDSVETIENDDYLEIRGQIWAYRHVSDNIHPFRSVRKYKDGPRWEVHDVLKHPTGLPITQIWNLPKDGEQHLVLSATDGDGSPIEPILDDSWYSSVYGTKEQGLAIRFATHTYEIRTTITIQ